In one window of Prevotella fusca JCM 17724 DNA:
- a CDS encoding reverse transcriptase family protein, translated as MATRTVNGREYTKADFENRLRYLNDAQELAKLLNELKAPYIYSDFRGKQLSFFADTNNIRRRCKTFRLRKKHGGYREITAPKGRLHDVLHILNIVLQTYDEPTPWAYGFVCGRSVVDNARPHVGKRYILNLDLKNFFPTITRRQVADCLMAEPFGFSSLAAELVSGLATVRTDNGEEVLAQGFATSPTLSNFICREMDKEIAGVAAAQGVTFTRYADDLTFSSDADILRPQGELAQQIKTIVERYGFILNEAKTHLQRRGRRQEVTGLMVTEKVNVSRRYVCEIRSLLYIWERYGYEDACQAAWKSYKLQHGKTKGHQNHVPLNKVLGGKLNYMKMVRGADDPLYQRFVSRYTSLQQTNKREIKEVEYKAYMGKYLSKSVKDRVTRTTVLSNDNTSSRQLGTTSNNPYDPRKKNKRILNFILMVIILVAIILIKLFLKSRL; from the coding sequence ATGGCTACCAGAACAGTAAACGGAAGAGAATACACAAAGGCTGATTTTGAGAATCGGTTGCGTTATTTAAATGATGCACAGGAACTTGCTAAGCTGCTGAATGAACTGAAAGCACCCTACATCTATTCTGACTTTCGTGGGAAACAGCTTAGTTTCTTTGCTGATACCAATAATATACGGCGACGCTGCAAGACATTCCGACTTCGCAAGAAGCACGGTGGTTATCGTGAGATTACTGCTCCGAAAGGAAGACTGCATGATGTTCTTCACATATTGAACATCGTCCTGCAGACCTATGATGAGCCTACCCCTTGGGCATACGGCTTCGTTTGTGGTCGTTCTGTGGTAGATAATGCACGTCCACACGTGGGCAAACGTTATATCTTGAACCTTGATTTAAAAAACTTCTTCCCCACTATCACACGCCGTCAGGTGGCTGACTGCTTGATGGCAGAGCCTTTCGGCTTCTCGTCATTGGCTGCAGAACTCGTTTCAGGACTGGCTACTGTGCGCACGGATAACGGTGAAGAGGTGTTGGCACAGGGATTTGCAACATCGCCAACACTGTCGAACTTTATTTGTCGGGAGATGGATAAGGAGATTGCGGGCGTAGCTGCTGCACAGGGTGTCACCTTTACCCGCTATGCTGATGACCTCACCTTCAGTTCTGATGCAGACATACTTCGTCCACAGGGAGAACTGGCACAGCAGATAAAGACTATCGTTGAGCGTTACGGCTTCATACTGAATGAGGCGAAAACCCACTTACAACGCCGTGGAAGACGGCAGGAGGTAACGGGCTTGATGGTAACGGAGAAAGTGAATGTTAGCCGCCGTTATGTGTGTGAAATCCGTTCACTGTTGTATATCTGGGAACGTTACGGCTATGAAGATGCCTGTCAGGCTGCGTGGAAGAGCTACAAGTTGCAGCACGGAAAGACAAAGGGGCATCAGAACCACGTACCTCTTAATAAAGTTCTGGGTGGTAAGCTGAACTATATGAAGATGGTGCGTGGAGCCGATGACCCACTCTATCAGCGTTTTGTTAGTCGTTATACTTCTTTGCAACAAACGAATAAGAGAGAAATAAAAGAGGTGGAATATAAGGCTTATATGGGTAAGTATCTTTCTAAATCGGTCAAAGATAGAGTGACAAGAACTACTGTTTTGTCAAATGACAACACATCATCACGTCAGCTTGGAACTACAAGCAATAATCCTTATGATCCAAGAAAAAAGAACAAACGCATCCTTAACTTTATATTGATGGTGATTATATTGGTTGCTATTATACTCATCAAATTGTTTTTAAAATCACGTCTGTAA
- a CDS encoding sensor histidine kinase yields the protein MKILEEIKKLCLSRYNLSVLGAQVGIYALLVSIWSLVIMLLEHDVNAAKESMRVNAFVLFLLLIVFMANFYLLVPYLFEAKSKLKHWAFWVINLLFIILWNHHIFSIYNDDLPNAPIRIGFYQFGVMWMILNYAMVVAAIFVRYYIRHNTLRRQLREEKQKMTEAELAWLKNQLNPHFLFNTLNNISSLTQTSPNNAQKAIGQLSELLRYALYETQPKEVSLNGEIAFIKNYINLMTLRSGSNVEIKSQFIIHNSQLLIAPLVFLTPVENAFKHGISANKPSFIHISITEDNGKIVFLCENSNYPKNDTDKSGKGIGLENMYRRLELIYPGRYQIEQRISQQTYHIKITIKPYKR from the coding sequence ATGAAGATATTGGAGGAAATAAAGAAGTTATGCCTGAGCCGCTACAACCTGTCCGTTCTTGGCGCACAGGTAGGCATTTATGCGCTCCTTGTTTCCATCTGGTCACTGGTCATCATGCTGCTCGAGCACGATGTCAATGCAGCCAAAGAGTCAATGCGTGTCAATGCCTTCGTACTCTTCCTGCTACTGATTGTCTTCATGGCAAACTTCTATCTGCTTGTTCCTTACCTCTTTGAAGCAAAGAGCAAGCTCAAGCACTGGGCATTCTGGGTTATCAACCTGCTGTTCATCATCCTATGGAACCACCATATCTTCAGCATCTATAACGACGATTTGCCCAATGCTCCGATACGGATAGGCTTCTATCAGTTTGGTGTGATGTGGATGATTCTCAACTATGCAATGGTGGTTGCTGCTATCTTCGTACGCTACTATATCCGGCATAACACGCTCAGAAGACAGCTGAGGGAAGAGAAACAGAAGATGACGGAGGCCGAACTGGCGTGGCTGAAGAACCAGCTGAACCCACACTTCCTCTTCAATACGCTCAACAACATCTCATCGCTCACACAGACAAGCCCGAACAATGCCCAAAAGGCAATCGGTCAACTGTCTGAACTCCTGCGTTATGCACTCTATGAGACGCAGCCAAAGGAGGTGAGCCTGAATGGTGAGATTGCTTTCATCAAGAACTACATCAATCTGATGACATTACGGTCAGGCAGCAATGTAGAGATAAAGAGTCAATTCATCATCCACAACTCACAACTGCTCATTGCGCCATTGGTGTTCCTGACACCTGTCGAGAATGCCTTTAAGCATGGCATAAGTGCCAACAAGCCATCGTTTATCCACATATCCATCACGGAGGATAACGGTAAGATAGTCTTTCTCTGTGAGAACAGTAACTACCCCAAAAACGACACAGACAAGAGTGGAAAGGGTATCGGACTTGAGAACATGTACCGCCGTTTGGAGCTGATTTACCCCGGAAGGTATCAGATTGAACAGCGTATCAGCCAGCAGACTTACCACATCAAGATTACAATCAAGCCTTATAAGCGATGA
- a CDS encoding 4-hydroxy-3-methylbut-2-en-1-yl diphosphate synthase, translating into MIDLFNFERRKSSVTHVGALNIGGENPVRVQSMTTTSTDDTEGSIAQAKRIIDAGGELVRLTTQGKREAENLKNINAQLRADNYMAPLCADVHFNANVADVAALYAEKVRINPGNYVDPARTFKKLEYTDEEYAQELQKIEDRLVPFINICKENHTAVRIGVNHGSLSDRIRNRYGDTPEGIVESCMEFLRIFRKYDFHDIVISIKSSNTVVMVRSVRLLAAEMDKEDMHYPLHLGVTEAGEGEDGRIKSAVGIGALLADGLGDTIRVSLSEEPECEIPVAKHLTWYIRRHEKHILIPGEQYAGFDYLHPNRRETVAAGNIGGENVPVVIATRKADQTTAEVSSPDLPKPDYIYVQGELPENRGKKQKYILDYDAYMHLANSGKQSLENVYPIFPVTGMPFISAINTDVKFLVLKFGTPSEEFLACLKTHPEVVVVCMTSHQNRLGDQRALAHQLMIAGVKNPIIFAQMYQHSTTEEKEESKNSQQSETTTAKERFQLEAAADMGALMMDGLTDGIWLMNHGNLPQEDVEQTAFGILQAGRLRMVKTEYISCPGCGRTLYDLRTTIARIKEATKGMTGLKVGIMGCIVNGPGEMADADYGYVGAGPKKVSLYRKQVCVEHNIPEEEAVERLLALIKADQNKA; encoded by the coding sequence ATGATTGATTTATTCAACTTTGAAAGAAGGAAAAGCTCTGTTACCCATGTTGGTGCACTCAACATCGGTGGAGAGAACCCTGTACGCGTACAGTCAATGACGACGACTTCCACGGATGATACCGAAGGAAGCATTGCACAAGCTAAGCGAATCATTGATGCAGGAGGAGAACTTGTACGCCTTACAACGCAAGGAAAGCGTGAGGCTGAGAACTTAAAGAATATCAATGCACAGCTTCGTGCGGATAATTATATGGCTCCGCTCTGTGCAGACGTTCACTTCAATGCGAACGTGGCAGACGTGGCTGCTCTCTATGCAGAGAAAGTTCGTATCAATCCGGGTAACTATGTCGACCCGGCTCGTACGTTCAAAAAACTGGAGTATACCGATGAGGAATATGCTCAGGAACTACAGAAGATTGAGGACAGACTCGTTCCTTTCATCAATATCTGTAAGGAAAACCACACTGCTGTACGTATCGGTGTGAACCATGGCAGCCTCTCTGACCGCATCCGCAACCGTTATGGCGATACGCCGGAAGGTATTGTAGAAAGCTGTATGGAGTTCCTCCGCATCTTCCGCAAGTACGACTTCCATGACATTGTCATCTCCATTAAGTCATCCAATACGGTTGTTATGGTTCGTTCCGTACGACTCCTTGCTGCTGAAATGGACAAGGAAGATATGCACTATCCGCTCCACCTTGGTGTTACCGAGGCTGGTGAAGGTGAAGACGGACGCATCAAGAGTGCCGTAGGTATCGGTGCTTTGCTCGCTGATGGGCTTGGTGATACGATCCGTGTGTCATTGAGTGAAGAGCCAGAGTGCGAGATTCCTGTGGCTAAACACCTGACATGGTATATCCGTCGACATGAGAAACACATCCTCATCCCCGGCGAACAGTATGCTGGCTTTGACTATCTCCACCCTAACCGACGTGAGACAGTAGCGGCTGGGAATATCGGCGGCGAGAATGTTCCTGTTGTCATTGCCACTCGAAAGGCTGACCAGACTACTGCGGAGGTGTCATCACCAGACTTACCGAAGCCCGACTATATCTATGTACAGGGTGAACTGCCAGAAAATCGGGGCAAGAAGCAGAAGTATATCCTTGATTACGATGCCTATATGCACCTTGCCAACAGTGGTAAACAGTCCTTGGAGAATGTCTATCCTATCTTCCCAGTGACGGGAATGCCTTTCATCAGTGCAATAAACACTGATGTTAAGTTCCTCGTCTTGAAGTTCGGCACACCTTCAGAAGAGTTCCTTGCCTGTCTGAAGACTCATCCAGAGGTAGTGGTAGTATGTATGACAAGCCATCAGAACCGCCTCGGTGACCAGCGTGCACTGGCGCATCAGCTGATGATAGCAGGGGTAAAGAACCCTATTATCTTCGCACAGATGTACCAGCATTCGACCACCGAAGAAAAGGAAGAAAGCAAGAATAGCCAACAGTCAGAGACAACTACTGCCAAAGAAAGATTCCAATTGGAAGCTGCAGCAGATATGGGTGCACTGATGATGGACGGACTCACCGATGGTATATGGCTGATGAACCATGGCAACCTCCCACAAGAGGATGTCGAGCAGACTGCCTTCGGTATTCTCCAAGCAGGTCGATTGCGTATGGTCAAGACCGAATACATCTCTTGCCCGGGCTGCGGTCGTACCCTCTACGACCTCCGCACGACTATTGCCCGCATCAAGGAGGCTACGAAGGGCATGACAGGACTGAAGGTAGGAATCATGGGCTGTATTGTAAACGGACCGGGTGAGATGGCTGATGCCGACTATGGATACGTGGGTGCAGGACCAAAGAAGGTGAGTCTTTACCGCAAACAAGTGTGCGTTGAGCACAATATACCAGAAGAAGAAGCGGTTGAGCGACTGCTTGCCTTGATCAAGGCAGATCAGAACAAGGCGTAA
- a CDS encoding aminodeoxychorismate synthase component I, producing MKLYNREHAIQRMNTLAKNGKDFIFIINYKADGAYVEESTDIDPHELLFAFPILDNIPEAESYRTNTVEWHTEPLTREDYERRINLVKQREREGDSYLANLTCRIPVRTNLSLHDVFMRSKALYRCWMKEKFVCFSPEIFVRINEEGLISSFPMKGTIDATRPDAEKELMENKKEAAEHATIVDLIRNDLSMIAEQVRVKRYRYVDHLTTNKGEILQTSSEITGQLPTDYRENVGTLLFRLLPAGSITGAPKPRTMEIIDEAEGYERGFYTGVMGCYSKGQLDSAVMIRFIDQDEDGQFHYKAGGGITAQSNNNDEYKEVIEKVYVPIY from the coding sequence ATGAAACTCTATAATCGTGAACACGCCATCCAGCGCATGAACACACTGGCAAAGAACGGCAAAGACTTTATCTTTATCATCAATTATAAAGCCGATGGCGCATACGTAGAGGAGTCTACGGACATTGACCCACATGAATTGCTTTTTGCCTTCCCAATCCTTGACAATATTCCTGAGGCTGAAAGCTACAGAACCAATACTGTGGAATGGCATACAGAACCACTCACAAGAGAAGACTATGAACGTCGTATCAACCTTGTCAAGCAAAGAGAGCGTGAAGGCGACAGCTATTTAGCCAACCTCACGTGCAGGATTCCTGTCCGTACAAACCTCTCGCTACACGATGTCTTCATGCGTTCAAAGGCATTATACCGCTGTTGGATGAAAGAGAAGTTCGTCTGCTTCTCTCCAGAAATATTCGTTCGCATCAACGAAGAAGGTCTTATCAGTTCCTTTCCAATGAAGGGAACGATTGATGCAACACGTCCTGACGCTGAGAAGGAACTGATGGAGAATAAGAAGGAAGCGGCTGAACACGCTACCATCGTCGACCTTATCCGCAACGACTTGAGTATGATAGCAGAGCAGGTGCGGGTGAAACGCTATCGTTATGTCGACCATCTGACAACAAACAAGGGTGAAATCCTGCAGACAAGTTCAGAGATTACAGGACAGCTTCCTACGGATTATCGTGAGAACGTCGGCACACTGCTTTTCCGTTTGCTCCCTGCCGGCTCTATTACGGGTGCACCAAAGCCACGTACAATGGAGATAATTGATGAGGCTGAGGGCTACGAAAGAGGCTTTTATACGGGTGTGATGGGCTGTTATAGCAAAGGACAACTGGACAGTGCGGTGATGATTCGTTTCATTGATCAGGATGAAGACGGACAGTTCCATTATAAAGCTGGGGGAGGTATTACGGCACAGAGCAATAACAATGACGAATATAAAGAGGTGATTGAGAAGGTTTATGTGCCAATATATTGA
- a CDS encoding aminotransferase class IV — MCQYIETIRVVDGCICNLAYHEERLNRTRKEMLGLTEPLHIAGLLQSVSLPMECSKLRFVYDKEGIHDITCTPYIRKEINSLRLVYDNNISYPYKSTDRSQLNELKKQQGDCDEILIVRDNHLTDTSYTNIALYDGEQWFTPSTPLLCGTMRQRLLNCGLIQERDIMVSDIPDYQYISLFNAMISLGEVILPVDKIK; from the coding sequence ATGTGCCAATATATTGAAACAATAAGGGTAGTAGACGGCTGTATCTGCAACCTTGCATACCACGAAGAGCGATTGAACCGCACACGCAAGGAAATGTTAGGACTGACAGAGCCGCTGCATATAGCTGGCCTTCTGCAGTCTGTTAGCTTACCGATGGAATGCTCGAAGCTACGCTTTGTCTATGATAAAGAGGGCATCCACGACATCACTTGTACACCTTATATACGTAAGGAAATCAACTCCTTGCGCCTTGTCTACGACAATAACATCAGCTATCCCTATAAGAGCACAGACCGATCTCAACTTAACGAACTAAAAAAACAGCAAGGTGACTGTGACGAAATACTTATTGTTCGTGACAATCACCTTACAGATACTTCCTATACCAACATTGCACTCTATGATGGAGAACAATGGTTTACACCCTCTACGCCACTCCTTTGCGGAACGATGCGGCAACGACTGCTCAACTGTGGACTAATTCAAGAGCGTGATATCATGGTCTCTGACATTCCCGATTATCAGTATATAAGCCTCTTCAATGCCATGATTTCATTGGGAGAAGTTATACTACCAGTCGATAAGATCAAGTAA